In the genome of bacterium, one region contains:
- a CDS encoding DUF362 domain-containing protein, whose product MDEMVRVSRRDLFKISAGVGLLLGDPTAWAQSAGKAQPPRTNIAEALKIARTPHSLPGPFPGRVVQVNDPRVIRDARVQPDLLTDMFHKGLSQLTGEEADKSFALFFRQDDVVGIKVNPVGPGVISTHLELIDCVIDWLTANGLARQNIIIWDRFDYMLADAGITGQRFPGVGIEGLQTMDEAAAEGKTDDNSRWLKPDGTHRSSDQFDREVYYWAEVEGDSDPAYLNQHVFNGQYSYFGKLLTQRLTKIINLPVFKNTGNGVSMATKNISYGAICNTARLHRPLFFNVCAEVPAFPVIRDKLVLNITDGLRGQYDGGPMPAAQFAYDYGALFFATDPFALDAVCHRLLVDKRKEMNVKVNEHPRYTEYLHLAEQYGLGIASFERINHIVI is encoded by the coding sequence GACGAAATGGTCCGGGTAAGCCGGCGGGACTTGTTCAAGATCAGCGCAGGCGTCGGATTGCTGCTGGGCGACCCCACTGCTTGGGCGCAGAGCGCCGGCAAAGCGCAGCCGCCCAGGACCAACATCGCTGAAGCGCTCAAAATCGCTAGAACCCCACATTCGCTTCCAGGGCCATTTCCCGGCCGTGTGGTTCAGGTGAACGATCCCAGGGTGATCCGCGACGCAAGAGTTCAACCGGATCTTCTTACGGACATGTTTCATAAGGGGTTGTCCCAGTTGACCGGTGAAGAGGCGGATAAAAGTTTTGCCCTGTTCTTTCGCCAAGACGATGTGGTCGGAATCAAGGTCAACCCAGTGGGGCCCGGCGTCATCTCCACCCATCTGGAGCTGATTGATTGCGTCATCGACTGGCTGACCGCAAACGGCCTGGCGCGGCAAAATATCATCATCTGGGACCGGTTTGATTATATGCTGGCAGATGCAGGTATCACCGGTCAGCGTTTCCCAGGCGTGGGCATCGAAGGATTGCAGACCATGGACGAGGCGGCGGCCGAAGGCAAGACGGACGACAACAGTCGCTGGCTCAAGCCCGACGGCACGCACCGCTCCAGCGACCAGTTCGACCGGGAGGTGTACTATTGGGCCGAGGTGGAGGGCGACTCGGACCCCGCCTATCTCAATCAGCATGTATTCAACGGCCAATACTCTTATTTCGGCAAGCTGCTTACGCAGAGGCTGACCAAGATCATCAACCTGCCGGTTTTCAAGAACACGGGCAACGGCGTTTCCATGGCGACGAAAAATATCAGCTACGGCGCCATCTGCAACACCGCGCGGCTTCATCGTCCGCTGTTTTTCAACGTCTGCGCCGAGGTGCCGGCTTTTCCGGTCATTCGCGACAAGCTGGTGCTGAACATCACCGACGGTCTCCGCGGCCAGTACGACGGCGGTCCGATGCCGGCGGCTCAATTCGCCTATGATTACGGCGCCCTTTTCTTCGCCACCGATCCCTTTGCCTTGGACGCCGTGTGCCACCGTCTGCTGGTGGACAAGCGCAAGGAGATGAACGTCAAAGTGAACGAGCATCCACGCTACACCGAATACCTGCACCTGGCGGAGCAATACGGTCTCGGCATCGCCTCGTTCGAACGAATCAACCATATTGTTATTTAG
- a CDS encoding TSUP family transporter, translating to MTVEPFSLSYLLLFGVGAIAGFMNVLAGGGSILTLPALIFLGLDSVTANGTNRIAVVMQSASAVAAYHQKKVRLYKESVRYTLLTLPGAVLGALFAVQIGDAAFKKILGVLTLLIVSTLFLPITKGNNRQEQKASAWLFYPAMVAVGFYGGFLQAGVGFMIMACLYHLEKLELVLVNIHKVFLMLFFTLPALLVFALSGHLQWLPGIVLAFGNALGAWVGARANLQGGEKVIRIMVAAAASIMAIKLLW from the coding sequence ATGACCGTGGAACCTTTTTCCCTCTCCTATCTTCTCCTGTTCGGCGTGGGCGCGATCGCCGGGTTCATGAATGTGCTGGCCGGCGGCGGCTCCATCCTGACGCTGCCGGCGCTGATTTTTCTCGGCCTGGACAGCGTCACGGCCAACGGCACCAATCGCATCGCCGTGGTGATGCAGAGCGCATCGGCTGTGGCAGCGTATCATCAAAAAAAAGTTCGGCTGTACAAAGAGAGCGTCCGTTACACGCTGCTCACCCTGCCCGGCGCAGTGCTCGGAGCGCTGTTCGCCGTCCAGATCGGCGACGCGGCCTTTAAAAAAATCCTCGGCGTGCTCACGCTCCTCATCGTCTCCACCCTTTTTCTTCCCATCACTAAAGGCAACAACCGTCAGGAGCAAAAAGCCTCCGCTTGGCTGTTCTATCCCGCAATGGTCGCCGTTGGTTTTTATGGGGGATTTTTGCAGGCCGGGGTGGGATTTATGATCATGGCCTGCTTGTATCATCTGGAAAAGCTGGAGCTCGTGCTTGTCAACATCCACAAGGTATTTCTGATGCTGTTTTTCACTCTGCCGGCGTTGCTGGTGTTCGCGCTCTCGGGCCATCTCCAGTGGCTGCCCGGCATCGTGCTCGCTTTCGGCAACGCCCTGGGCGCGTGGGTAGGCGCCAGGGCCAATCTTCAGGGCGGCGAAAAAGTAATCCGCATCATGGTGGCTGCGGCCGCCTCGATCATGGCGATCAAATTGCTGTGGTAA